One genomic region from Salvia hispanica cultivar TCC Black 2014 chromosome 2, UniMelb_Shisp_WGS_1.0, whole genome shotgun sequence encodes:
- the LOC125205350 gene encoding golgin candidate 5-like isoform X1 has product MAWFSGKVSLGNLDFAGAVNKLSESVKNIEKNFDSALGLEEKSDADAAAAAAAASSDSEASGLWPLATDRKALFEPIIGLMGQRGDEDTVESSDMSEALDPTSSIKEKQVEDDNSVNQVSEVITGGEEVKEELRNAEVETGPEEEIKDTSGEAKENTASDHSEDEVVSPPILVEASEQKSEDEHTESTSKLQEEERLEVLPTSSETLQPGSTDNLQEEKGSEDISSTLSESLQPESVSPGDTVGASASLSTNDATSLSKSIDDENAKSQDVEDVFPAQTLDGSPQGPDESRETHVTDVPVSTIEAEDSSNDNLPGLQHSEVEASKAASDLVTPLNDVISDSVELKQVMEKDTDVKERMSSASNSSNIADSVAEHDKVMKEMKMMEAALHGAARQAQAKADEIARLMNENEQLKTVIDELKRKTNEAEIESLREEYHQRVAVLERKVYALTRERDTLRREQNKKSDAAALLKEKDEIINQVMAEGEQLSKKQAAQEGHIRKLRAQIRELEEEKKGFLTKIQVEENTIESLKRDKAETENLLQETVEKHQAELAAQKDYYTNALAAAKEAVTLAEARANTEARTELESRLREAEERESMLVQTLEGLRQTLTRTEQQAVFREDMLRKDIEDLQKRYQASERRCEELITQVPDSTRPLLRQIEAMQETAARRAEAWAAVERSLNSRLQEAEANAAAAEEKERSISERLTQTLSRINVLEAQISCLRAEQTQLTRSLEKERHKAAEHRQEYLALKEEADTNESRANQLEEELKELRRKHKEELHDALMHQELLQQELDREKTARLDQERAARVQSSTVPDQVPIARQKSAAFDSAGNLTRKISSASSLSSMEESFFLQTTLGSSETFSENRSVGDGAVSPYYMKSVTSNTFEAALRQKEGELASYSSRLASLESIRDSLAEELVKLTAECEKLRTEAATLPGIRAELEALRRRHSAALELMGERDEELEELRADIVDLKEMYREQVNMLVNKIHILSSSMAAP; this is encoded by the exons ATGGCGTGGTTCAGTGGGAAAGTTTCGTTGGGGAACTTAGATTTTGCCGGGGCTGTGAATAAGCTGAGCGAAAGTGTGAAGAACATCGAGAAGAACTTCGATAGTGCGCTTGGACTCGAGGAGAAATCGGATGCTGATGCTGCAGCTGCAGCTGCAGCTGCTTCTAGTGACAGTGAGG CATCAGGACTATGGCCTTTAGCTACTGACAGGAAGGCGTTATTCGAACCTATTATTGGGTTGATGGGTCAGAGAGGTGACGAAGATACTGTCGAGTCGTCAGACATGTCCGAAGCTTTAGATCCTACATCCTCTATCAAGGAAAAACAAGTTGAGGATGACAACTCAGTTAATCAAGTGAGTGAAGTAATTACTGGAGGAGaagaagtaaaagaagaattgAGAAATGCAGAAGTAGAAACAGGACCTGAAGAGGAAATAAAGGATACCAGTGGTGAGGCAAAAGAGAATACTGCTTCTGACCACAGTGAAGATGAAGTGGTTTCACCTCCGATTCTTGTTGAAGCTTCTGAACAAAAATCTGAAGATGAGCATACAGAATCTACAAGCAAACTTCAAGAGGAGGAGAGGTTAGAAGTACTTCCTACATCGTCAGAGACTCTGCAACCTGGATCCACTGACAATCTTCAGGAGGAAAAGGGGTCAGAAGACATATCTTCTACATTGTCGGAGTCACTACAACCAGAATCTGTAAGTCCTGGAGATACTGTAGGAGCTAGTGCTTCTCTTTCTACTAATGATGCTACTAGTTTGTCTAAGAGCATAGATGATGAGAATGCCAAAAGTCAAGATGTTGAAGATGTTTTTCCAGCCCAAACACTTGATGGTTCTCCTCAAGGCCCAGATGAAAGCAGAGAAACACATGTCACAGATGTTCCTGTTAGCACCATAGAAGCAGAAGATAGTTCTAATGACAATCTTCCTGGTTTACAACATAGTGAGGTGGAGGCTTCAAAAGCAGCCTCAGATTTGGTCACACCTCTCAATGATGTAATCTCTGATTCAGTTGAGCTAAAGCAGGTCATGGAAAAAGATACTGATGTAAAGGAACGGATGAGTTCTGCAAGCAACTCATCTAATATTGCAGATTCTGTGGCTGAACATGATAAAGTGATGaaggaaatgaaaatgatggaAGCTGCATTGCATGGAGCTGCTAGACAAGCTCAG GCCAAGGCTGATGAAATTGCAAGGTTGATGAATGAAAACGAGCAGCTTAAAACTGTAATTGATGAATTGAAG agaaaaacaaatgaaGCTGAAATTGAATCTCTACGAGAGGAGTATCATCAAAGGGTAGCAGTACTTGAGAGAAAG GTTTATGCTCTCACTAGGGAAAGGGATACACTGCGCAGagaacaaaataagaaaagtgaTGCTGCAGCTCTTCTGAAAGAAAAGGATGAAATAATCAACCAAGTGATGGCCGAag GTGAACAGCTCTCAAAAAAGCAAGCTGCTCAGGAAGGTCATATCAGAAAGTTGAGGGCACAG ATCAGAGAGCTTGAGGAAGAGAAGAAAGGATTCCTTACGAAGATACAG GTTGAAGAGAATACAATAGAGAGCTTGAAAAGAGACAAGGCAGAAACTGAAAATTTGCTTCAAGAAACTGTAGAAAAGCATCAAGCTGAACTTGCAGCTCAAAAAGACTACTACACTAATGCTCTTGCTGCAGCAAAAGAAGCTGTAACATTAGCAGAGGCACGTGCAAATACTGAAGCGAGAACTGAACTAGAAAGTCGTCTAAGAGAGGCTGAGGAGCGTGAAAGTATGTTAGTTCAAACTCTTGAAGGATTAAGGCAAACACTGACCAGAACGGAGCAGCAG GCAGTTTTTAGAGAAGATATGCTTCGTAAGGATATTGAAGATCTTCAAAAGCGATATCAA GCTAGTGAGCGTAGGTGCGAGGAGTTAATAACTCAAGTTCCCGACTCTACCAGACCTCTTTTAAGGCAGATTGAAGCAATGCAG GAAACAGCCGCCAGAAGGGCTGAAGCATGGGCTGCTGTAGAGAGATCTCTAAACTCACGACTTCAG GAAGCAGAGGCAAATGCTGCTGCTGCAGAGGAAAAGGAGCGTTCTATCAGTGAACGTTTAACTCAAACTTTATCTCGAATAAACGTACTTGAAGCTCAG ATATCATGCCTTAGAGCTGAGCAGACACAGCTGACAAGATCTCTTGAAAAGGAGAGACATAAAGCAGCTGAACATAGGCAGGAATATCTTGCTTTAAAGGAGGAAGCTGACACCAATGAAAGTCGTGCGAATCAGCTCGAAGAAGAACTGAAAGAACTGAGGAGAAAACATAAGGAGGAGTTGCATGATGCACTGATGCATCAAGAGCTTCTTCAACAG GAACTGGACCGGGAAAAAACTGCTCGTTTGGATCAGGAAAGGGCTGCCCGAGTTCAGTCTTCTACTGTACCTGATCAAGTTCCCATAGCTAGGCAGAAGTCAGCTGCATTTGATAGTG CAGGTAACTTGACTCGTAAGATTTCGAGTGCAAGCAGCTTGAGCAGTATGGAAGAAAGTTTTTTCTTGCAGACAACTTTGGGCTCATCAGAGACCTTTTCTGAAAATAGAAGTGTTGGGGATGGTGCGGTGAGTCCATATTATATGAAGAGTGTGACATCTAACACATTTGAAGCTGCCCTTCGTCAAAAGGAGGGAGAACTTGCATCTTATTCTTCAAGATTG GCTTCTCTGGAATCCATTCGTGACTCACTTGCAGAAGAATTAGTCAAACTGACAGCAGAG TGTGAAAAGTTACGGACAGAAGCTGCTACACTACCAGGAATTCGAGCAGAATTAGAAGCACTTAGAAGGAGACACTCAGCTGCACTGGAGTTGATGGGAGAACGTGATGAAGAG TTGGAAGAACTCCGTGCCGATATTGTTGATCTAAAGGAGATGTACAGAGAGCAAGTGAACATGCTAGTGAATAAG ATTCACATACTAAGTTCATCAATGGCTGCTCCATGA
- the LOC125205350 gene encoding golgin candidate 5-like isoform X2 codes for MAWFSGKVSLGNLDFAGAVNKLSESVKNIEKNFDSALGLEEKSDADAAAAAAAASSDSEASGLWPLATDRKALFEPIIGLMGQRGDEDTVESSDMSEALDPTSSIKEKQVEDDNSVNQVSEVITGGEEVKEELRNAEVETGPEEEIKDTSGEAKENTASDHSEDEVVSPPILVEASEQKSEDEHTESTSKLQEEERLEVLPTSSETLQPGSTDNLQEEKGSEDISSTLSESLQPESVSPGDTVGASASLSTNDATSLSKSIDDENAKSQDVEDVFPAQTLDGSPQGPDESRETHVTDVPVSTIEAEDSSNDNLPGLQHSEVEASKAASDLVTPLNDVISDSVELKQVMEKDTDVKERMSSASNSSNIADSVAEHDKVMKEMKMMEAALHGAARQAQAKADEIARLMNENEQLKTVIDELKRKTNEAEIESLREEYHQRVAVLERKVYALTRERDTLRREQNKKSDAAALLKEKDEIINQVMAEGEQLSKKQAAQEGHIRKLRAQIRELEEEKKGFLTKIQVEENTIESLKRDKAETENLLQETVEKHQAELAAQKDYYTNALAAAKEAVTLAEARANTEARTELESRLREAEERESMLVQTLEGLRQTLTRTEQQAVFREDMLRKDIEDLQKRYQASERRCEELITQVPDSTRPLLRQIEAMQETAARRAEAWAAVERSLNSRLQEAEANAAAAEEKERSISERLTQTLSRINVLEAQISCLRAEQTQLTRSLEKERHKAAEHRQEYLALKEEADTNESRANQLEEELKELRRKHKEELHDALMHQELLQQELDREKTARLDQERAARVQSSTVPDQVPIARQKSAAFDSGNLTRKISSASSLSSMEESFFLQTTLGSSETFSENRSVGDGAVSPYYMKSVTSNTFEAALRQKEGELASYSSRLASLESIRDSLAEELVKLTAECEKLRTEAATLPGIRAELEALRRRHSAALELMGERDEELEELRADIVDLKEMYREQVNMLVNKIHILSSSMAAP; via the exons ATGGCGTGGTTCAGTGGGAAAGTTTCGTTGGGGAACTTAGATTTTGCCGGGGCTGTGAATAAGCTGAGCGAAAGTGTGAAGAACATCGAGAAGAACTTCGATAGTGCGCTTGGACTCGAGGAGAAATCGGATGCTGATGCTGCAGCTGCAGCTGCAGCTGCTTCTAGTGACAGTGAGG CATCAGGACTATGGCCTTTAGCTACTGACAGGAAGGCGTTATTCGAACCTATTATTGGGTTGATGGGTCAGAGAGGTGACGAAGATACTGTCGAGTCGTCAGACATGTCCGAAGCTTTAGATCCTACATCCTCTATCAAGGAAAAACAAGTTGAGGATGACAACTCAGTTAATCAAGTGAGTGAAGTAATTACTGGAGGAGaagaagtaaaagaagaattgAGAAATGCAGAAGTAGAAACAGGACCTGAAGAGGAAATAAAGGATACCAGTGGTGAGGCAAAAGAGAATACTGCTTCTGACCACAGTGAAGATGAAGTGGTTTCACCTCCGATTCTTGTTGAAGCTTCTGAACAAAAATCTGAAGATGAGCATACAGAATCTACAAGCAAACTTCAAGAGGAGGAGAGGTTAGAAGTACTTCCTACATCGTCAGAGACTCTGCAACCTGGATCCACTGACAATCTTCAGGAGGAAAAGGGGTCAGAAGACATATCTTCTACATTGTCGGAGTCACTACAACCAGAATCTGTAAGTCCTGGAGATACTGTAGGAGCTAGTGCTTCTCTTTCTACTAATGATGCTACTAGTTTGTCTAAGAGCATAGATGATGAGAATGCCAAAAGTCAAGATGTTGAAGATGTTTTTCCAGCCCAAACACTTGATGGTTCTCCTCAAGGCCCAGATGAAAGCAGAGAAACACATGTCACAGATGTTCCTGTTAGCACCATAGAAGCAGAAGATAGTTCTAATGACAATCTTCCTGGTTTACAACATAGTGAGGTGGAGGCTTCAAAAGCAGCCTCAGATTTGGTCACACCTCTCAATGATGTAATCTCTGATTCAGTTGAGCTAAAGCAGGTCATGGAAAAAGATACTGATGTAAAGGAACGGATGAGTTCTGCAAGCAACTCATCTAATATTGCAGATTCTGTGGCTGAACATGATAAAGTGATGaaggaaatgaaaatgatggaAGCTGCATTGCATGGAGCTGCTAGACAAGCTCAG GCCAAGGCTGATGAAATTGCAAGGTTGATGAATGAAAACGAGCAGCTTAAAACTGTAATTGATGAATTGAAG agaaaaacaaatgaaGCTGAAATTGAATCTCTACGAGAGGAGTATCATCAAAGGGTAGCAGTACTTGAGAGAAAG GTTTATGCTCTCACTAGGGAAAGGGATACACTGCGCAGagaacaaaataagaaaagtgaTGCTGCAGCTCTTCTGAAAGAAAAGGATGAAATAATCAACCAAGTGATGGCCGAag GTGAACAGCTCTCAAAAAAGCAAGCTGCTCAGGAAGGTCATATCAGAAAGTTGAGGGCACAG ATCAGAGAGCTTGAGGAAGAGAAGAAAGGATTCCTTACGAAGATACAG GTTGAAGAGAATACAATAGAGAGCTTGAAAAGAGACAAGGCAGAAACTGAAAATTTGCTTCAAGAAACTGTAGAAAAGCATCAAGCTGAACTTGCAGCTCAAAAAGACTACTACACTAATGCTCTTGCTGCAGCAAAAGAAGCTGTAACATTAGCAGAGGCACGTGCAAATACTGAAGCGAGAACTGAACTAGAAAGTCGTCTAAGAGAGGCTGAGGAGCGTGAAAGTATGTTAGTTCAAACTCTTGAAGGATTAAGGCAAACACTGACCAGAACGGAGCAGCAG GCAGTTTTTAGAGAAGATATGCTTCGTAAGGATATTGAAGATCTTCAAAAGCGATATCAA GCTAGTGAGCGTAGGTGCGAGGAGTTAATAACTCAAGTTCCCGACTCTACCAGACCTCTTTTAAGGCAGATTGAAGCAATGCAG GAAACAGCCGCCAGAAGGGCTGAAGCATGGGCTGCTGTAGAGAGATCTCTAAACTCACGACTTCAG GAAGCAGAGGCAAATGCTGCTGCTGCAGAGGAAAAGGAGCGTTCTATCAGTGAACGTTTAACTCAAACTTTATCTCGAATAAACGTACTTGAAGCTCAG ATATCATGCCTTAGAGCTGAGCAGACACAGCTGACAAGATCTCTTGAAAAGGAGAGACATAAAGCAGCTGAACATAGGCAGGAATATCTTGCTTTAAAGGAGGAAGCTGACACCAATGAAAGTCGTGCGAATCAGCTCGAAGAAGAACTGAAAGAACTGAGGAGAAAACATAAGGAGGAGTTGCATGATGCACTGATGCATCAAGAGCTTCTTCAACAG GAACTGGACCGGGAAAAAACTGCTCGTTTGGATCAGGAAAGGGCTGCCCGAGTTCAGTCTTCTACTGTACCTGATCAAGTTCCCATAGCTAGGCAGAAGTCAGCTGCATTTGATAGTG GTAACTTGACTCGTAAGATTTCGAGTGCAAGCAGCTTGAGCAGTATGGAAGAAAGTTTTTTCTTGCAGACAACTTTGGGCTCATCAGAGACCTTTTCTGAAAATAGAAGTGTTGGGGATGGTGCGGTGAGTCCATATTATATGAAGAGTGTGACATCTAACACATTTGAAGCTGCCCTTCGTCAAAAGGAGGGAGAACTTGCATCTTATTCTTCAAGATTG GCTTCTCTGGAATCCATTCGTGACTCACTTGCAGAAGAATTAGTCAAACTGACAGCAGAG TGTGAAAAGTTACGGACAGAAGCTGCTACACTACCAGGAATTCGAGCAGAATTAGAAGCACTTAGAAGGAGACACTCAGCTGCACTGGAGTTGATGGGAGAACGTGATGAAGAG TTGGAAGAACTCCGTGCCGATATTGTTGATCTAAAGGAGATGTACAGAGAGCAAGTGAACATGCTAGTGAATAAG ATTCACATACTAAGTTCATCAATGGCTGCTCCATGA
- the LOC125208440 gene encoding rop guanine nucleotide exchange factor 12-like has translation MVRVLEEEKEHLRAKLGQFKGMFDGIRQKSLIVDTNGADDDPISRSQASSPLPVPNDQQPAPPVEQRTEAVKPNDAPPPPQPRGPPSDLDMMKEKFAKLLLGEDMSGGGKGVSSALALSNAITNLAASAFGEQKKLEPMAPETKARWKKEIDWLLSVTDHIVEFVPSKQKAKDGSNMEIMITRQRTDLHMNIPALKKLDGMLLDCLDNFKDQNEFYYEKGPSNNEKWWIPTPKVPPNGLSEVTRKWLQYQKDSVNQVLKAAMAINAQVLTEMEIPESYIEALPKNGRASLGDAMYKSITDEFFDPDVFLQSVDLSSEHKILDLKNKIEASVVIWERKMNAKDSKPAWGSAVSMEKREIFEDRAETILLILKHRFPGIPQSDLDINKIQYNRNVGHAILESYSRIIESLAFTVLSRIDHVMLIDSQASGDQVKKPFTPPKSDADTPTSKPTLLDFMGWENGEPDPNKDEPPPPPIKPTIIATNKRFLEKLENLSGLRSPSLRH, from the exons ATGGTGCGCGTGCtagaggaggagaaggagcATTTGCGAGCCAAGCTGGGGCAGTTTAAGGGGATGTTTGATGGGATCAGGCAGAAGAGTTTGATCGTCGACACTAATGGTGCTGACGACGATCCCATCTCCAGGAGCCAGGCTTCCAGCCCCCTGCCCGTTCCCAATGACCAGCAGCCAGCCCCGCCTGTTGAGCAACGGACTGAGGCTGTTAAGCCTAACGATGCCCCCCCTCCTCCTCAGCCGAGAGGGCCGCCTTCAG ATTTGGATATGATGAAGGAAAAGTTTGCGAAGTTGCTTCTAGGAGAGGATATGTCCGGTGGTGGAAAAGGCGTCTCGTCTGCTCTAGCTTTGTCGAATGCTATTACGAACTTGGCAG CCTCTGCATTTGGAGAGCAAAAGAAATTGGAGCCAATGGCACCAGAAACAAAGGCAAGGTGGAAAAAGGAGATTGATTGGCTCTTATCTGTCACAGATCATATTGTTGAATTTGTTCCTTCTAAACAAAAGGCTAAAGATGGTAGCAACATGGAG ATCATGATAACAAGACAGAGAACTGACCTTCACATGAATATTCCTGCCTTGAAGAAGCTCGATGGCATGCTCCTT GACTGCCTTGACAACTTCAAGGACCAGAACGAGTTCTACTACGAGAAGGGACCTAGCAACAACGAAAAATGGTGGATCCCGACGCCAAAGGTTCCTCCAAACGGCCTGTCTGAGGTTACACGGAAATGGCTGCAGTATCAGAAGGATTCCGTGAACCAAGTTCTGAAAGCAGCGATGGCCATAAACGCACAGGTTTTGACGGAGATGGAGATCCCCGAGAGCTACATTGAAGCTCTTCCTAAG AACGGGAGAGCGAGCCTGGGGGATGCaatgtacaagagcatcacgGACGAATTCTTTGACCCGGACGTGTTCCTCCAGTCGGTGGACCTGTCATCGGAGCACAAGATCCTTGACCTGAAGAACAAGATTGAGGCATCGGTGGTGATCTGGGAGAGGAAGATGAATGCCAAGGACAGCAAGCCGGCTTGGGGGTCGGCTGTGAGCatggagaagagagagatCTTCGAAGATAGAGCAGAGACAATCCTGCTCATTCTCAAGCATAGATTCCCAGGAATCCCTCAATCTGATCTAGACATAAACAAGATCCAATACAACAGAAACGTGGGGCACGCCATTCTCGAGAGCTACTCAAGAATCATCGAGAGCCTGGCCTTCACCGTGCTCTCGAGAATAGACCATGTCATGCTCATCGACTCCCAAGCGTCCGGGGACCAAGTGAAGAAGCCCTTCACCCCACCCAAGTCGGACGCAGACACCCCTACCTCGAAGCCCACGCTGCTCGATTTCATGGGCTGGGAGAACGGGGAGCCCGACCCCAACAAGGACGaacctcctcctcctcctatCAAGCCAACCATCATTGCTACAAACAAGAGATTCTTAGAGAAGCTTGAGAACTTGAGTGGCCTAAGAAGTCCATCCTTACGCCATTAG
- the LOC125204110 gene encoding 60S ribosomal protein L37-3-like produces the protein MGKGTGSFGKRRNKTHTLCVRCGRRSFHLQKSRCSACAYPAARKRTYNWSVKAIRRKTTGTGRMRYLRNVPRRFKTNFREGTEAAPRKKAAAAASA, from the exons ATG gGGAAGGGAACAGGGAGTTTCGGAAAGAGGAGGAACAAGACACACACACTGTGTGTGAGGTGCGGCCGCCGCAGCTTCCACTTGCAGAAGAGCCGCTGCTCCGCCTGCGCTTACCCGGCCGCTCGCAAGAGGACAT ACAACTGGAGTGTGAAAGCCATCCGAAGAAAGACGACGGGAACCGGACGCATGAGGTACCTCCGCAATGTCCCCCGCAGATTCAAGACCAACTTCAGAGAAG gtACCGAGGCTGCACCAAGGAAGAAGGCTGCCGCAGCTGCCTCTGCTTAG
- the LOC125208024 gene encoding uncharacterized protein LOC125208024 — protein MSVRRLEDQSLQWKSSFLATEDFAKKMEELEMMDESDGNHVLDIEEVVHCYSLLTSPTYLEIVDKFSKDVYQELNLPQPPRKVNNSLGKLDSAASIHGLMRKLGSASVHSSMRRLGCSTSVHTSMGKVGSGNAGSMRKLSSSEVHNSKRNLGAESIHDSMRRLSSDSIHGSMRKLGSDSLHSSTRRLGSKSVHSSMRKLDSDSIDGSMRKLCSTNVHNSMRRLSSDSIHDSMRRLSSDSINGSMRKLGSESVHSSMKRLDLKSVHGSMRKLDSDSIHGSMRKLRSDCIHGSMRKLGPDSIHRSMSMTKLGSDSIPGSMRKLGSDSHSIHGSMRKLRSDGIRSSMRCLPS, from the coding sequence ATGAGTGTTCGTCGACTAGAGGACCAGAGCCTTCAATGGAAGTCTAGTTTTTTGGCTACAGAGGACTTTGCAAAGAAGATGGAAGAATTGGAAATGATGGATGAGAGTGATGGGAATCATGTGCTTGACATAGAGGAAGTTGTACATTGCTACTCCCTCCTCACCAGCCCAACTTATTTAGAAATTGTTGACAAATTCTCCAAAGATGTCTACCAGGAACTAAATCTTCCCCAGCCGCCAAGAAAAGTCAACAACTCATTGGGAAAACTGGATTCAGCAGCAAGCATTCATGGTCTGATGAGGAAGTTGGGTTCAGCCAGTGTTCACAGTTCGATGAGGAGACTGGGATGCTCAACCAGTGTTCACACTTCAATGGGAAAAGTAGGTTCAGGCAATGCCGGTTCAATGAGGAAACTAAGTTCATCCGAAGTTCACAACTCAAAGAGAAATTTGGGTGCAGAAAGCATTCATGACTCGATGAGGAGATTGAGTTCGGACAGCATTCATGGTTCAATGAGGAAACTGGGTTCCGACAGCCTGCACAGTTCAACGAGGAGATTGGGTTCAAAAAGTGTTCATTCGTCAATGAGGAAATTAGATTCAGATAGCATTGACGGATCAATGAGGAAACTATGTTCAACCAATGTTCACAACTCAATGAGGAGATTGAGTTCGGACAGCATTCATGACTCTATGAGGAGATTGAGTTCAGACAGCATTAATGGTTCGATGAGGAAACTGGGTTCCGAAAGCGTTCACAGTTCAATGAAGAGATTGGATTTAAAAAGTGTTCATGGGTCAATGAGGAAATTAGACTCAGACAGCATTCACGGATCAATGAGGAAACTGAGATCAGACTGCATACATGGGTCTATGAGGAAACTTGGTCCAGACAGCATACACAGGTCTATGAGCATGACGAAACTTGGTTCAGACAGCATTCCCGGATCTATGAGGAAACTGGGTTCAGATAGTCACAGCATTCATGGTTCCATGAGGAAACTGAGATCAGATGGCATTCGCAGTTCAATGAGGTGTCTGCCCTCTTAA
- the LOC125204057 gene encoding pyridoxal 5'-phosphate synthase-like subunit PDX1.2, whose amino-acid sequence MADDHAVTLYSGAAITDAKKNPFSLKVGMAQMLRGGAVVEATTADQAKTAESAGACCVVVSDPPPPPTRRGISRMADPSLIKEIKQALLIPVMAKARVGHFVEAQILEQIGVDYIDESEELGIADENHFINKHNFGVAFVCGCRDLGEALRRVREGSAMIRTQGEIKGLGNVAETVGSVRKIMGEIRVLNNMDEDEVFAFAKRIGAPYDIVVQAKQMGRLPVVQFAAGGIATPADAALVMQLGCDGVFLGQEVFDCDDPYKRIRAIVQAVRNYNDPMELAQASSGFDHAMAGLNLDDNRFQIFGSGDAY is encoded by the coding sequence ATGGCCGACGACCACGCCGTCACGCTCTACAGCGGCGCCGCCATCACCGACGCCAAGAAGAACCCCTTCTCGCTCAAGGTGGGGATGGCGCAGATGCTCCGCGGCGGCGCCGTCGTGGAGGCCACCACTGCGGATCAGGCCAAGACCGCGGAGTCCGCTGGCGCCTGCTGCGTCGTCGTCTCCGatccgcctccgcctccgaCGCGCCGCGGGATCTCACGCATGGCGGATCCCTCGCTGATCAAGGAGATCAAGCAGGCGCTGTTGATTCCTGTAATGGCGAAGGCGCGCGTCGGCCATTTCGTGGAGGCGCAGATTCTGGAGCAGATTGGGGTCGATTACATCGACGAGAGCGAGGAATTGGGGATCGCCGACGAGAATCACTTCATCAACAAGCACAATTTCGGAGTGGCGTTTGTGTGCGGCTGCCGCGATTTGGGGGAGGCGCTGCGGCGGGTGAGAGAGGGCTCCGCCATGATCCGGACGCAGGGGGAAATCAAGGGTTTGGGGAATGTGGCGGAGACGGTGGGGAGTGTGAGGAAAATCATGGGGGAAATCAGGGTTTTGAATAACATGGATGAAGACGAGGTGTTCGCCTTTGCGAAGCGAATTGGGGCGCCGTACGACATTGTGGTGCAGGCGAAGCAAATGGGGCGGCTGCCGGTGGTGCAATTTGCTGCTGGGGGGATTGCAACGCCGGCTGATGCTGCATTGGTGATGCAGTTGGGGTGTGATGGGGTGTTTTTGGGGCAGGAGGTTTTTGACTGCGATGATCCCTATAAGAGGATTCGAGCCATTGTGCAGGCAGTTAGGAATTACAATGATCCGATGGAGCTGGCGCAGGCGAGCAGCGGTTTTGATCACGCGATGGCTGGGTTGAATCTCGATGATAACAGGTTCCAGATATTTGGATCTGGAGATGCTTACTGA